From Mucilaginibacter gotjawali:
GTTCAGCAATTTGTCTTAATTTTTATAAAAATGAAAAATATAAGTTTTCTGTTCGCCACACTCCTCTTGTTTTGTTTAAGCAGTTGTACTGCAATCGAGGGGATTTTTAAAGCTGGTTTTGCGGTTGGCATTATCGCCGTGGTTTTAGTTATCGCACTCATTATCTGGATCGCCTCTATGTTCAGGAAATAACGGTTTGCATTTAATAACCGGATGTATTCGGGCTGATCACTTCCCTGGTATATCTCATTCAAATACAACAAAAAAACTGCGGCAGATTTAAAAAGATCACTTGGATTCAATAAAAACTGCGCGATAAATTAACAATAGGAAGTTTTCAACATTTTAACGGGTAAGTTAAATATATTTAATAATTTCATGCCGGATTGACGTTGTTCCTTATCACGGTCAAGATTGATAAATTATTACTTTACTAAATTGAAAACGAAATTATTTATAAGTTTTTTTGTTTTGGTTTTAATATTGGGTTTTAAAGACGCCAATGCCAACGCAATACCCCTACTCCGCAGCGCAGGCAGTACCACTTTAAAATCAATTAAGCTAAGTACCGGCTCAACACTTACCCTTATATCTGGCACCAGTAATGTAAATTATACAGCTTCGGTAGCTGCTGCTGTTACAATATTAACGGTAACGCCAACTACAACAACCCCTGCTTCCACTGTAACCGTTAACGGGCTGCCGGTTGCGTCAGGAACGCCATCGCAAGCTATTGCCATTACAACCAATCCAACGGTTATTAATTTGCTGGTTACTGCGTCTGGCGGAAGCACGCGGTCATATTCCATCACTATTTACAAAAACGGTTCAAGCGATGCCGCGTTAAAATCAATAAAGCTAAGTACAAATTCATCACTTACCCAGGTAACCGGCACAAGCAATGTGAATTATACGGCCTCTGTAGCTTCTTCTACCGCGTCGTTAACAGTAACGCCCACAACTGATGACCCTAACGCTACAGTTACCGTTAACGGGATAGCCGTTGTATCCGGTTCCCCTTCACCGTCTATTGCGTTACCGGCCAATCCAACGGTTATTAATATGCTGGTTACCGCTCAGGATGGTACCGTCCGGTCATATGCTGTTACTATTTATAAAAACGGCTCAAGCGATGCGTTATTAAAATCTTTAAAGCTAAGTACGGGTTCGCTTCTTACTTTAGTAACGGGCACAAGTAATGCTAATTACACAGCTTCGGTAACTTCAACCACTACGTCGTTAATGGTAACGCCAACTACTGATGACCCCAATGCTACCGTAACTGTTAATGGCATTGCCGTTGCATCGGGCACAGCATCGGCGCCTATTGCTATTCCAACCAATCCTACAGTAATTAACCTGCTGGTTACTGCACAGGACGGTTCAACCAAAAGAACTATCTCTATTACGGTGAACAAAAATGGTTCAAGTAATGCAGCGCTGAAGGGTTTAAAGTTAAGTACCGGTTCAGCGCTTACTTTGGTAACAGGGAGCAGTAATGTCAATTATTCAGCTTCTGTAAGTTCATCAGTTGCGGCATTAACCGTAACCCCAACTACGGCTGACGCCAATGCGACCGTAACGGTTAATGGTATTGCTGTTACATCAGGCACCCCTTCGCAATCTATTGCCCTGACAAGTAACCCTACGGTGATTAATTTGCTGGTTACCGGGCAGGACGGGAGCACCACCAGGACGTATTCAATCTCAGTTTATCAAACCTCGTCGTTAACCTTTATATGGACAGGCGCTGGCGCCAATAGCAATTGGAGTAACAGCAGTAACTGGGCGCCATCAACTGGTTTTCCGGCAGCGGGTGATACGGTACTTATTGGTGCTACGGCAAAAACCCCGGTGGTTGATGTGCCCTCCGCATGCGCGGCAATACAAATAACCGGCCCTACCAATGTTAGCCTTGCTGCGCCATTAACTGTTAGCGGGGGAGTAACCGTAAATGCCGCGCTATCAGTTTCCGGAACGGGCGGCGCGTTTACTGCAGACTCGCTGGTAATTAATTTCAACGCCGGGCTTACCAATTCAGGAACATTTACGGTCAATTCAGGCCACATATTTTTAAATGTCAGTGCGTCTGTTACAAACAATGCATCCGGTACTTTTAACGCCGTTAATTTGCAGTACATCAATATGGTGTACCAGGCGAACATCATAAATTCCGGAAACTTCAATGTCCGGGGTTCGGCAATAAAGTTGGGCGGCGCGGGTTATATCAGCAACATGGCAGGGGCAACTTTTACAATAAACGGCGCGAGTACCATAGATTTTGCATCAAATTCAGCCGCCCTGGCTTATATCCGGAACAGCGGAACATTTTATGCCGGTTCTATTGGTTCTGCCTGCATCGTTAATTTAAATTACCCGGGCGTTTATCTTCAAAATACGGGTACTTTTTATTTGGGTTCATCGTCTGTTATTAATTTAACCGGCTTTGGTACCTCTGTTCAAAATACCGGAAACTTTACCTTGCAGTCCGACAACACGGGCTGTGCCGCCATTGGAAATATTTCGGGTGTTAATGCTGTTTGTACCGGCACTTATAATGTTGAACGTTATTTAAGCGGGGGTACCAGTGCTTACCGATCTTACCGCGACCTTTCTTCGCCGGTATATGAAGCAACCGTGGGCGGGAATAATGTTTACAGCGTAAATTATGTAAAATTATCGGCACTTATAACCGGCACGGCGGGTCCTGCGGGCGGCTTTGATAAGGCAGGCAACCCAACCCTTTATTTGTACCGGGACAATTTAGCGCCGTCAAACAGTTCATTTACGGGGGGCAATTTCAGGGGAATCGCTAATATCAGCGCCGACCCGAATTATACAATTGATAATGATGGCAGTGGTTTTAATATACCTGTAGGCAATGGCTTTATGTTTTTTGACCGGGGCGACCGTATCAACAACCTCGCCAATAAATATAGCCCCGGCACTGTGGCGGAAGCCATTACTTTAACTGCGACAGGGACACTGAATACCGGGCCGGTAACCGTGAAGCCTTGGTTTAGCCTTTTATCAACTTTAGATTATACGGCGGTTGCAGGTAATTCATCTGTTTTGGGATTAGCTTTTGTGGGCAATCCGTATCCAAGTTCAATAGATTGGGACACTTTTAGCACAACTTCTTCAGCGAGCGGGATCTACGGGCCAAATGTAAGTCCTTTTATATATGTGCTCGACCCTTTAAGCGGAAGCTATAATGTTTACCAGCAAGGTAACGGTGGTTTTGGCACTTTAGCATCATCCGGCTCCAACGTAATACCTAGTGGACAGGGGTTTTTTGTAAGTGCACTTTCGTCCGCCGCCTCGTTGACATTTAACGAAGCCGGAAAAACAGGCGCACAGGCAAACCGGGCTATCGGTAATTTGTTCCTCGGCAATGCACCTTTGGCAAATGTGAGCCAGTTCATCAATTTGAAACTGGTTCAGGATTCAACTCATAGTGATGGCTTGCTTGTAAGATTTGACAGCAACGCCAAACCGCAATTTGCGATGAATGAAGACGCGGTATATAAACCGGGCAGCGGGGCAGTTAGCCTTTCGAGCTTGTCCGCAGACAATGTAGCGCTGGCCATTAATTCGCAGGCCCTTCCAAAATTAAGCCCGGCGATTATCCCTTTAAACGTAAATGCTACTGCTGATGGCGGCTA
This genomic window contains:
- a CDS encoding beta strand repeat-containing protein — its product is MKTKLFISFFVLVLILGFKDANANAIPLLRSAGSTTLKSIKLSTGSTLTLISGTSNVNYTASVAAAVTILTVTPTTTTPASTVTVNGLPVASGTPSQAIAITTNPTVINLLVTASGGSTRSYSITIYKNGSSDAALKSIKLSTNSSLTQVTGTSNVNYTASVASSTASLTVTPTTDDPNATVTVNGIAVVSGSPSPSIALPANPTVINMLVTAQDGTVRSYAVTIYKNGSSDALLKSLKLSTGSLLTLVTGTSNANYTASVTSTTTSLMVTPTTDDPNATVTVNGIAVASGTASAPIAIPTNPTVINLLVTAQDGSTKRTISITVNKNGSSNAALKGLKLSTGSALTLVTGSSNVNYSASVSSSVAALTVTPTTADANATVTVNGIAVTSGTPSQSIALTSNPTVINLLVTGQDGSTTRTYSISVYQTSSLTFIWTGAGANSNWSNSSNWAPSTGFPAAGDTVLIGATAKTPVVDVPSACAAIQITGPTNVSLAAPLTVSGGVTVNAALSVSGTGGAFTADSLVINFNAGLTNSGTFTVNSGHIFLNVSASVTNNASGTFNAVNLQYINMVYQANIINSGNFNVRGSAIKLGGAGYISNMAGATFTINGASTIDFASNSAALAYIRNSGTFYAGSIGSACIVNLNYPGVYLQNTGTFYLGSSSVINLTGFGTSVQNTGNFTLQSDNTGCAAIGNISGVNAVCTGTYNVERYLSGGTSAYRSYRDLSSPVYEATVGGNNVYSVNYVKLSALITGTAGPAGGFDKAGNPTLYLYRDNLAPSNSSFTGGNFRGIANISADPNYTIDNDGSGFNIPVGNGFMFFDRGDRINNLANKYSPGTVAEAITLTATGTLNTGPVTVKPWFSLLSTLDYTAVAGNSSVLGLAFVGNPYPSSIDWDTFSTTSSASGIYGPNVSPFIYVLDPLSGSYNVYQQGNGGFGTLASSGSNVIPSGQGFFVSALSSAASLTFNEAGKTGAQANRAIGNLFLGNAPLANVSQFINLKLVQDSTHSDGLLVRFDSNAKPQFAMNEDAVYKPGSGAVSLSSLSADNVALAINSQALPKLSPAIIPLNVNATADGGYQLKLSAIKSIPDLYDVWLKDAYTKDSLDIKHNPAYAFDIVKSDTNSFGAKRFSLVVRENPALMVHLLNFAATKAVDGAQLVWKTENEQNYTNFTVEKSTDGGTTFNVLGGYASSAAGAYSLVDKAPAAGENLYRLKMVDLNGTASYSGVAKLMYSNTNSLAKSNISIYPNPSSGVINLAVNQDNSNSIPGISALQHLSLTPALNGVVNQQAYDIKIINAIGSVIKSVTSASATWQDNVSNLLPGTYVIEVINDKNKSLVGKSTFVKI